The following proteins are co-located in the Saccharomycodes ludwigii strain NBRC 1722 chromosome V, whole genome shotgun sequence genome:
- the GOR1 gene encoding glyoxylate reductase (similar to Saccharomyces cerevisiae YNL274C | GOR1 | GlyOxylate Reductase) — MSPKPIVLRLGKFLFAKEAWERLGSKAEIITVPDSTTRETFLAGLKDPNSPLSKVQFITRTFASVKQTGRFDKELCEALPSTCKGIQHMGAGYDQIDVKWFLERGIQVGHVPHAVNEATADDHVFLLLGALRNFSIGNRLLLEGKWADAKGNATAPAAGTPIGHDPQGKIVGVLGLGGIGRTIVDRLKPFGFAKFIYHNRHKLSSDLENGCEYVTFDELLAQSDVISVNIPLNAGTRHILNKEAFGKMKDGVVIVNTARGAVIDEAALIDALKSGKVRSAGLDVFEHEPTVPKELLEMPQVLGLPHMGTHTVETILRMENIVVENVENYFETGKIKNIVPEMQGKF, encoded by the coding sequence AGCCTGGGAAAGATTAGGTTCTAAGGCTGAAATAATCACTGTTCCAGATTCAACCACTAGGGAAACATTCTTGGCTGGTTTAAAAGATCCCAACTCTCCATTGAGCAAAGTTCAATTCATTACCAGAACTTTTGCATCAGTCAAACAAACTGGTAGGTTTGATAAGGAATTATGTGAAGCATTACCCTCAACCTGTAAAGGGATTCAACATATGGGTGCCGGATATGACCAAATCGATGTTAAATGGTTTTTAGAAAGGGGCATTCAGGTTGGACATGTTCCTCATGCTGTTAATGAAGCCACTGCTGATGATCAcgttttccttttattagGTGCTTTAAGAAACTTTTCCATTGGTAATAGGTTACTATTAGAGGGTAAATGGGCTGATGCAAAAGGAAATGCTACCGCCCCTGCAGCTGGTACACCAATTGGTCATGATCCACAAGGTAAAATCGTCGGTGTTTTAGGTTTGGGTGGGATTGGTAGAACCATTGTTGATAGATTAAAACCATTTGGTTTTGCCAAATTCATTTACCATAATAGACATAAATTAAGCTCAGATTTAGAAAATGGCTGTGAATATGTTACCTTTGACGAATTGTTGGCTCAGAGTGATGTAATCAGTGTCAATATTCCATTAAATGCAGGCACCAGACACATTTTGAATAAAGAGGCTTTTGGTAAAATGAAAGACggtgttgttattgttaatacTGCCAGAGGGGCTGTTATTGATGAAGCCGCTTTAATTGATGCTTTGAAATCCGGTAAAGTTAGAAGTGCTGGTCTAGATGTTTTTGAACACGAACCCACTGTTCCAAAAGAACTATTGGAAATGCCACAAGTTTTAGGTTTACCTCATATGGGTACACATACCGTAGAAACTATATTAAGAATGGAAAATATTGTTGTGGAAAACGTTGAAAATTACTTTGAAACTGGcaaaatcaaaaacatTGTACCAGAAATGCAAGGTAAATTTTAG